One window of the Cryptomeria japonica chromosome 7, Sugi_1.0, whole genome shotgun sequence genome contains the following:
- the LOC131856924 gene encoding G-type lectin S-receptor-like serine/threonine-protein kinase At2g19130, which yields MIGNIQHVNLVKLCGFCIEGSQRLLVYEYMPNGSLNSFLFAGSQKLLEWKTRFEIALGTARALVYLHEECRDQIIHSDIKPENILLDSDFTAKIADFGLAKLVGRDFSRVLTSMRGTRGYIAPEWLTGLAITSKADVYSFGMMVLEIISGRRNVDMSVKEQTKQYFPSWVATQIQNGDMMSIVDERIAEHADVEEVRRATLASLVCIAKDENERPSMAQVLLILHGKMDADTQVVMRSLQYLVNLY from the coding sequence ATGATTGGAAACATACAAcatgtcaatttggtcaagctTTGCGGATTTTGCATAGAAGGATCACAAAGGCTGCTAGTTTACGAGTACATGCCCAACGGATCTCTCAATTCATTTCTCTTCGCTGGATCACAAAAGTTGTTGGAGTGGAAGACAAGATTCGAGATCGCTCTAGGCACTGCACGAGCTTTAGTTTATCTCCACGAGGAATGCAGAGATCAAATCATCCACTCCGATATAAAGCCCGAGAACATTTTGCTGGATAGCGATTTCACCGCAAAGATAGCTGATTTTGGCCTGGCAAAGTTAGTGGGAAGAGATTTCAGCAGGGTTTTGACAAGCATGAGAGGAACTCGAGGTTACATTGCTCCCGAGTGGCTCACTGGCTTAGCAATTACTTCCAAGGCAGACGTGTATAGCTTCGGCATGATGGTGCTGGAGATAATATCGGGTCGAAGAAATGTGGACATGAGCGTGAAGGAACAGACTAAGCAGTACTTTCCTTCGTGGGTTGCAACTCAAATTCAAAATGGAGACATGATGAGTATTGTGGACGAAAGAATTGCAGAGCATGCGGATGTTGAGGAGGTGAGAAGAGCTACACTTGCAAGCTTGGTATGCATTGCAAAGGATGAGAATGAGAGGCCAAGCATGGCTCAAGTTCTACTGATTCTCCATGGCAAGATGGATGCTGATACACAAGTAGTCATGAGATCTCTGCAGTATCTAGTTAACCTCTATTAG
- the LOC131856925 gene encoding G-type lectin S-receptor-like serine/threonine-protein kinase At2g19130 — MATNSLSAWYFFLSVLYMLTLPYNCHPLTVGGDSIALGASLTGNQSIVSKNGTFELGFFCPNGTNNWYIGIWYAQMSNKTIVWVANRETPIRNKLGVLNLTTDGYLKLYDSDGRSIWSTRKNQKAIASKAMILDSGSFVMLGANNISEIVWESFLYPADTWLSGMKMWKGMKLTSWKSSLDPAPGPFSLEMDPAPSKTQFLLVYKDNITYWSTGEWVVDHFSGMPDMLNNFASETFRLPFVKISPTKMYFTYIQISKFDIVQHLVLYKTGDVRSFYRYNSSWINIWSVPKDLCFVYDICGAYGACNRNNLQFCSCLEGFKPKDKRTWFLQDWWSSGCLRSSPLYCSPINGTTDGFLQKNDISLAKEKAVSYSQYPTLPTCRSACLENCSCKAFDLTNSTPPICRMWFGDLFNVRVASNSQPVFLRMAASELQQSISNGGSNQGRVLSISLPVSTAFILVLAFLVIIFFLRRRGMLGKGGDMEGHELLSASLRTFTYKELRIATNNFRDKLGKGAFGSVFKGSLPDNTLVAVKKLRGL; from the coding sequence ATGGCCACAAATAGTCTGTCTGCGTGGTATTTCTTCCTTTCAGTTCTCTATATGCTTACTCTACCTTACAATTGTCATCCCCTTACAGTTGGTGGAGACAGCATCGCTTTGGGAGCTTCTCTCACTGGAAATCAGAGCATAGTTTCAAAGAACGGCACCTTCGAATTGGGATTCTTTTGTCCAAACGGAACAAATAACTGGTACATCGGCATCTGGTATGCCCAAATGTCTAACAAGACTATCGTTTGGGTGGCTAATAGAGAGACTCCCATCAGAAACAAGCTAGGCGTTTTGAATCTAACAACTGATGGCTATCTCAAACTGTATGATTCAGATGGGCGATCAATATGGTCAACAAGAAAGAACCAGAAAGCTATAGCCTCCAAAGCTATGATATTGGATTCTGGTAGTTTTGTTATGTTGGGCGCAAACAACATTTCTGAAATTGTGTGGGAGAGTTTCTTGTATCCAGCAGACACATGGTTGTCGGGAATGAAGATGTGGAAAGGCATGAAGCTAACATCTTGGAAGAGTTCATTGGATCCAGCACCTGGGCCCTTCTCTTTAGAAATGGATCCAGCCCCAAGCAAGACGCAGTTTTTGCTGGTGTATAAGGACAATATTACTTACTGGAGCACCGGAGAGTGGGTTGTTGACCATTTCAGCGGTATGCCAGATATGTTGAATAATTTCGCATCCGAAACTTTTAGATTACCCTTTGTAAAGATTTCTCCCACAAAGATGTACTTCACGTATATTCAAATATCAAAATTTGATATTGTGCAGCATCTAGTCCTGTACAAAACTGGAGATGTACGATCTTTCTATCGTTATAATAGCAGTTGGATTAACATCTGGTCTGTGCCAAAAGACCTGTGCTTTGTTTATGATATATGTGGGGCTTATGGAGCATGCAACAGAAACAATCTTCAATTTTGCAGCTGTCTCGAGGGCTTCAAACCCAAAGATAAGCGCACCTGGTTTTTACAAGATTGGTGGTCAAGCGGATGCCTTCGTAGTAGCCCTCTCTACTGCTCTCCCATTAACGGCACAACCGATGGTTTCTTGCAAAAGAACGACATATCCTTAGCTAAGGAAAAAGCAGTTTCATATTCCCAATACCCAACTCTACCAACATGCAGATCTGCATGTCTGGAAAATTGCTCCTGCAAAGCCTTCGATCTCACTAACTCTACTCCTCCCATCTGTAGAATGTGGTTTGGGGATCTGTTCAATGTTCGCGTTGCATCAAACAGCCAACCCGTCTTCCTTCGCATGGCTGCGTCTGAGTTGCAACAATCCATTTCcaatggaggaagtaaccaaggtCGTGTCCTTTCAATTTCACTTCCTGTCAGCACTGCTTTCATCCTTGTTTTGGCTTTCCTTGTTATAATATTTTTTCTGAGGAGGCGTGGAATGCTGGGCAAGGGAGGAGATATGGAAGGTCATGAGCTGCTGTCTGCTTCGCTGAGAACATTCACTTACAAGGAGCTACGAATTGCAACCAACAATTTCAGAGATAAGTTAGGGAAAGGAGCATTTGGCTCTGTCTTCAAAGGATCTCTCCCAGACAATACGCTTGTAGCAGTTAAAAAATTAAGAGGGCTCTAA